Proteins co-encoded in one Ruegeria sp. YS9 genomic window:
- a CDS encoding lipoprotein-releasing ABC transporter permease subunit, with the protein MAKTPPPFAPFEWKIAWRYLRARRVEGGVSVMTWISLIGITLAVFALIATLSVRSGFRSEFVGTILGANAHVTVYSSGEIDAQGRVDRTIADYEERAARIAQVPGVQRAAPLVKGQVLITNRDRSSGVEVFGMRPDDLLDLPGIAQAEQAVGDLSEFQTGQDVIAIGSGVARSIGATVGDVVKLTSPNGVKTAFGTSPRVNAYRVVYVFSAGRYDIDRTRVYMPFSQAQSFFNREGVADEIEVMVEKPEELGPILISILEASGERSQIWTWQDASGGFLRALEVEDNVMFIILSILVLIAAMNIVSGLIMLVKNKGRDIGILRTIGLSEGSVLRVFFICGAFTGLIGTALGVILGCLFAIYIDPIFSFVNYVMGGGVWDPSIRGIYALPAELHLSDVLKAIGLSLGLSFVVTYFPARRAARLNPVEALRYE; encoded by the coding sequence ATGGCCAAGACACCCCCGCCCTTTGCCCCTTTTGAATGGAAAATCGCATGGCGTTATCTGCGGGCCCGCAGGGTCGAGGGTGGCGTCAGTGTGATGACCTGGATTTCCCTGATCGGGATCACACTGGCAGTGTTTGCCCTGATCGCGACATTGTCGGTCCGGTCCGGCTTCCGTTCCGAATTCGTCGGCACCATTCTGGGCGCAAACGCGCATGTGACGGTCTATTCGTCAGGCGAGATCGATGCCCAGGGGCGGGTGGATCGCACGATCGCCGACTACGAAGAGCGCGCGGCCCGTATCGCACAAGTGCCCGGTGTTCAACGCGCGGCTCCTTTGGTGAAGGGGCAGGTGCTGATCACCAACCGCGACCGCAGCAGCGGCGTTGAAGTGTTTGGAATGCGACCCGACGATCTGCTTGATCTGCCGGGTATAGCCCAGGCAGAGCAGGCTGTGGGGGACTTGTCAGAATTTCAGACGGGTCAGGATGTCATTGCAATTGGGTCAGGCGTGGCGCGTAGCATAGGCGCCACCGTGGGGGACGTCGTCAAGTTGACCTCGCCCAACGGGGTAAAAACCGCCTTCGGTACGTCGCCCCGCGTGAATGCCTATCGCGTTGTCTATGTGTTCTCGGCGGGGCGCTATGACATCGACCGAACGCGTGTCTACATGCCGTTTTCGCAGGCGCAGAGTTTTTTCAATCGCGAAGGTGTGGCGGATGAGATCGAAGTGATGGTGGAAAAGCCCGAGGAACTGGGCCCGATCCTGATTTCCATTCTCGAAGCATCGGGCGAGCGCAGCCAGATCTGGACCTGGCAGGATGCATCCGGTGGATTCCTGCGGGCATTGGAAGTCGAAGACAACGTGATGTTCATCATCCTCTCGATCCTCGTTCTGATCGCCGCGATGAATATCGTCTCGGGCCTGATCATGCTGGTCAAGAACAAGGGCCGCGATATCGGCATCCTGCGCACCATCGGTCTGAGCGAAGGGTCGGTGCTGCGTGTGTTTTTCATCTGCGGCGCTTTTACCGGCCTGATCGGAACGGCTTTGGGAGTCATCCTGGGGTGCCTTTTTGCGATCTATATCGATCCGATCTTTTCGTTCGTGAATTACGTGATGGGCGGTGGCGTCTGGGATCCGTCGATCCGGGGCATCTATGCTTTACCCGCCGAGCTGCACCTGAGCGATGTGCTCAAGGCCATCGGCCTGTCGCTTGGCCTGTCCTTTGTCGTCACCTATTTTCCCGCCCGTCGAGCGGCGCGGCTGAACCCGGTCGAGGCGTTGCGCTATGAATGA
- a CDS encoding ABC transporter ATP-binding protein, translated as MNDVTLRLKGLTKTYLKGKPGEVQVLRGVDLDLRAGEAVAMVAPSGAGKSTLLHIAGLLDMPDEGTVEIGGQNVSGKGDRTRTALRRQDVGFVYQFHHLLPEFTALENITLPQLANGVSDKAAQARALDLLDRVGVAARASHRPAALSGGEQQRVAFCRALANAPRVLLADEPTGNLDPETSDQVFDTLMKLVRDEGLSALIATHNLDLAARMDRMVRLEGGVLRPVE; from the coding sequence ATGAATGATGTCACATTGCGTCTGAAGGGTCTGACCAAGACCTATCTGAAAGGCAAGCCGGGCGAAGTGCAGGTCTTGCGCGGAGTTGATCTGGATCTGCGCGCGGGTGAGGCCGTAGCCATGGTTGCGCCCTCTGGGGCAGGTAAATCAACGCTTCTGCATATCGCCGGTCTGCTGGACATGCCCGACGAAGGAACCGTCGAAATCGGCGGGCAGAATGTATCGGGCAAGGGCGACCGGACCAGAACCGCATTGCGTCGGCAGGATGTCGGGTTCGTGTATCAATTCCACCATTTGCTGCCGGAATTCACGGCATTGGAAAACATCACCCTGCCGCAACTGGCCAATGGTGTGTCGGACAAGGCCGCACAGGCCCGGGCGCTGGACCTGCTGGACCGTGTCGGCGTCGCCGCACGCGCCAGCCACCGCCCCGCAGCGCTCTCTGGCGGGGAACAACAACGGGTGGCATTCTGCCGGGCCTTGGCCAATGCGCCCCGTGTTTTGTTGGCGGATGAACCGACGGGCAATCTGGACCCCGAAACCTCGGATCAGGTTTTTGATACATTGATGAAGCTGGTGCGGGACGAAGGGTTGTCGGCGTTGATCGCAACGCACAATCTTGACCTGGCGGCGCGCATGGACCGGATGGTCCGGCTTGAGGGCGGAGTGCTCAGGCCAGTTGAGTGA
- a CDS encoding DNA-3-methyladenine glycosylase I produces MRSFEEIFDIAASRHGGVEAFEAQLTKPKSHEELAAMPEDRWLSIITKCVFQAGFNWKVIENKWEGFEAAFDGFDVGRCAFMDDEKFDSLLQDTRIVRNGTKIAAVRDNAAFLLELRDEGGAGQVLGGWPSDDYVSLLAMLAKRGSRLGGASAQYAMRFAGRDSFILSRDVTARLIAEGVIDKPATSKKAMAAVQRAFNSWMDQSGRSLTEISRVLAMSL; encoded by the coding sequence ATGCGTTCATTTGAAGAGATCTTTGATATTGCCGCCTCTCGCCACGGTGGGGTCGAAGCCTTTGAAGCACAGCTGACCAAGCCCAAAAGCCACGAAGAACTGGCGGCGATGCCCGAGGACCGGTGGCTATCGATCATCACGAAATGCGTCTTTCAGGCCGGTTTCAACTGGAAGGTCATCGAAAACAAATGGGAAGGATTCGAAGCCGCCTTTGACGGTTTCGATGTGGGCCGATGTGCGTTCATGGATGATGAAAAGTTCGATTCCCTGCTGCAAGACACACGCATTGTCCGCAATGGAACCAAGATCGCAGCAGTGCGGGACAACGCGGCGTTCCTTTTGGAACTGCGCGACGAAGGCGGCGCAGGCCAGGTTCTGGGGGGCTGGCCCTCGGATGACTATGTCAGCCTTCTTGCCATGCTGGCCAAACGCGGATCCCGTCTTGGCGGGGCTTCGGCGCAATATGCGATGCGCTTTGCGGGGCGCGACAGTTTCATTCTGTCGCGGGACGTGACCGCCCGTCTGATCGCCGAAGGCGTGATCGACAAGCCCGCCACGTCGAAAAAAGCCATGGCGGCGGTGCAACGGGCCTTCAATTCCTGGATGGATCAATCCGGCCGGTCTTTGACGGAAATCAGCCGCGTTCTGGCCATGAGCCTGTGA
- a CDS encoding isopenicillin N synthase family oxygenase — MDRIPTIDISPLSDPGSAAFDATVQSIIEACTGIGFLSITGTGVSQQTVDQVRQTTREIFAINEARKWDQAITRENYRGYIPMGFFTPNDGSGRADKYEGYKLHHEVAATDPVRAECALYGPNLWPAEVPEAKEVILDYWRQLDQVTDVLLGALESGLGLTSGILRDAFRNPMTNMTLLHYPPQAADEAGYGIHPHKDTDALTIIAPDPVGGLEVQTRSGKWISPDCPLGGFVVNIGDMLELWSGGRLKSTPHRVVNRSGKERYSFPYFAVPRHDVIVEPLLPALPGFDRPAVHCGHWSAEIWRTNWPDETAEEDTPELGTLYD, encoded by the coding sequence ATGGACAGAATTCCGACAATAGACATCTCGCCGCTGTCCGATCCTGGCAGCGCAGCCTTTGATGCAACGGTACAAAGCATTATTGAGGCCTGCACGGGGATCGGGTTTCTGTCCATCACCGGAACAGGTGTGTCCCAGCAGACGGTGGATCAGGTCCGTCAGACCACACGAGAGATCTTTGCCATCAATGAAGCCCGCAAATGGGATCAGGCCATCACACGCGAGAATTATCGCGGTTATATCCCGATGGGTTTTTTCACACCCAACGATGGATCCGGCAGGGCCGACAAATACGAGGGTTACAAGCTGCACCACGAGGTTGCCGCCACCGACCCCGTGCGCGCCGAGTGTGCCCTGTACGGCCCGAACCTGTGGCCCGCTGAAGTCCCCGAGGCAAAAGAGGTCATCCTGGATTATTGGCGTCAATTGGATCAGGTCACTGATGTGTTGTTGGGCGCATTGGAATCCGGCCTGGGCTTGACCTCTGGCATTTTGCGCGACGCGTTCCGAAACCCGATGACCAATATGACATTGCTGCACTATCCCCCGCAGGCTGCGGATGAAGCGGGTTATGGCATCCATCCGCACAAGGATACGGACGCACTGACCATCATCGCGCCCGATCCGGTGGGCGGGCTCGAGGTGCAGACCCGCAGCGGCAAGTGGATTTCACCAGACTGCCCACTCGGCGGTTTTGTGGTGAATATCGGCGACATGCTGGAACTGTGGTCAGGCGGGCGGTTGAAGTCCACGCCACACCGGGTGGTGAACAGATCGGGCAAGGAACGGTACTCGTTCCCCTATTTCGCCGTACCCCGCCATGACGTCATTGTTGAGCCATTGTTGCCCGCCCTGCCCGGCTTTGACCGCCCAGCGGTTCATTGTGGTCACTGGTCGGCGGAAATCTGGCGCACCAACTGGCCTGATGAAACCGCAGAAGAAGACACCCCGGAACTGGGGACCTTGTACGATTGA
- a CDS encoding cytochrome c codes for MFKATISVLVLGVSAAASQAAWAQDAKTGEELYMHHCATCHGIDAMGQGPMAAVLVVQPSDLTALSNEEGVFPTARVVARIDGRDPLISHGSPMPVYGPYFDGQDTSMKTPQGQPILTSQPIVDLVAYLETLQQN; via the coding sequence ATGTTCAAGGCAACAATCAGTGTGCTGGTTCTTGGGGTTTCGGCTGCTGCCTCGCAGGCCGCCTGGGCTCAGGACGCGAAGACCGGAGAAGAACTATATATGCACCATTGCGCGACCTGCCATGGGATCGATGCAATGGGGCAGGGTCCGATGGCGGCCGTGCTGGTGGTTCAACCAAGCGATCTGACCGCTTTGTCCAACGAGGAAGGCGTGTTCCCGACTGCCCGCGTTGTCGCCCGCATTGATGGTCGGGACCCGTTGATCAGCCATGGTAGCCCGATGCCGGTTTATGGTCCTTATTTTGACGGGCAGGACACATCCATGAAAACGCCGCAGGGGCAGCCAATTCTGACGAGCCAGCCCATCGTGGATCTGGTGGCCTATCTGGAGACCCTTCAGCAGAACTAG
- a CDS encoding DMT family transporter translates to MTQYAAIMLAAGFGIPILAALNAALGKVIGSPTAAAVVLFAIAFVASALVMALFPGFAALSKIANAPKHLLLAGVLIAFYVLSITHVAPHFGVGNAVFFVLLGQLISAAAIDHFGLFGAQVEPLTLMRTGGIAVMAIGVAITQLA, encoded by the coding sequence ATGACACAATACGCCGCCATCATGCTGGCCGCCGGATTTGGAATTCCGATCCTGGCCGCGCTTAACGCGGCGCTGGGCAAAGTCATCGGGTCGCCAACTGCGGCAGCTGTTGTGCTGTTTGCCATCGCCTTCGTCGCCTCGGCGTTGGTCATGGCGCTGTTTCCCGGATTTGCGGCCTTGTCCAAGATTGCCAATGCGCCGAAACACCTGTTGCTTGCAGGTGTCCTGATTGCTTTCTATGTCCTGTCGATCACCCATGTCGCACCGCATTTCGGGGTGGGCAATGCCGTGTTCTTTGTGCTGCTCGGGCAATTGATCAGCGCTGCGGCCATCGACCATTTCGGCCTGTTCGGCGCACAGGTCGAACCGCTTACGCTCATGCGGACGGGCGGGATCGCCGTCATGGCCATTGGTGTTGCGATCACTCAACTGGCCTGA
- a CDS encoding FAD-dependent oxidoreductase: MQTIQEPARSIPVVHSTDVLVVGSGPAGLAAALAAARTGVDVSLVDRFGCMGGNITAVGVEGFAWYRHEQTVEAGGIGMEFETRAKEMGAAVPESQSLSYELDSEGFKLVADKLVEEAGVHPMLHRQFVAPVMEGDRIIGIITESKAGREAILAKVVIDATGDADVAHRAGAPTHKTPREDMMAASVMFHLAGVDKRAFIEGVKADPQTYKDWGGGGEWNIETSGKEDDMFSPFVHKPFQQAIDEGLIPPHLNTIAGTWGAMHDTGELTYMNLIHLAGIDGTDPDSLTRGEIEGRRQSMLAIEALRRFMPGCANARLRNFGMTIGIRDTRKIDAVYNMTENDARHQGRFEDTIGIYPEFIDGYAILILPTTGRYMQVPYRSMLPRGVRGLLVAGRSHGADRVAHAATRNMACCAVMGQGAGVAAAMSLKSNQDLDQLNLAPVHTELERQGVRIH, from the coding sequence ATGCAGACCATTCAGGAACCCGCCCGCAGCATTCCCGTTGTCCACTCTACAGACGTGCTGGTCGTCGGGTCCGGTCCTGCCGGTTTGGCCGCAGCACTGGCCGCAGCGCGGACAGGTGTGGACGTCTCGCTGGTTGACCGGTTCGGGTGCATGGGCGGCAACATCACCGCCGTCGGCGTCGAAGGATTCGCCTGGTACCGGCACGAGCAAACCGTCGAGGCCGGCGGCATCGGGATGGAATTCGAAACCCGCGCCAAAGAGATGGGCGCGGCGGTGCCCGAAAGCCAGTCGCTCAGTTATGAACTGGACAGCGAAGGGTTCAAGCTGGTGGCGGACAAGCTGGTCGAAGAGGCGGGTGTTCACCCGATGCTGCACCGGCAATTCGTCGCCCCCGTCATGGAAGGGGACCGGATCATCGGCATCATCACCGAATCCAAGGCCGGGCGCGAGGCGATACTGGCCAAGGTGGTAATCGATGCAACCGGCGACGCCGATGTGGCCCATCGCGCGGGGGCCCCGACGCATAAAACGCCACGGGAGGACATGATGGCCGCCTCTGTCATGTTCCACCTGGCCGGAGTGGACAAGCGCGCCTTTATCGAGGGCGTCAAGGCCGACCCGCAGACCTACAAGGACTGGGGCGGCGGCGGTGAGTGGAATATCGAAACCAGCGGCAAAGAGGACGACATGTTCTCACCCTTCGTGCACAAGCCCTTCCAGCAGGCGATTGATGAAGGTCTGATCCCGCCGCATCTGAACACCATCGCCGGCACCTGGGGCGCGATGCATGACACGGGCGAACTGACCTACATGAACCTCATTCACCTGGCCGGGATCGACGGGACCGACCCCGACAGCCTGACGCGCGGTGAAATCGAAGGTCGGCGCCAGTCAATGTTGGCCATCGAAGCCCTGCGCCGGTTCATGCCCGGCTGCGCGAACGCTCGGCTGCGGAATTTCGGTATGACCATCGGTATTCGCGACACCCGCAAAATCGATGCGGTATACAACATGACCGAAAACGACGCCCGCCATCAGGGCCGGTTCGAGGATACGATCGGCATCTACCCCGAATTCATCGACGGGTATGCCATCCTGATCCTGCCGACCACGGGGCGGTACATGCAGGTTCCGTACCGCTCGATGCTGCCCAGGGGCGTCAGGGGCCTGCTGGTCGCGGGGCGGTCACACGGTGCCGACCGGGTGGCCCATGCCGCCACGCGCAACATGGCCTGCTGCGCCGTCATGGGTCAGGGCGCGGGCGTTGCAGCCGCGATGTCGCTGAAAAGCAATCAGGACCTGGATCAATTGAACCTGGCACCTGTTCACACGGAACTAGAGCGTCAGGGGGTCAGGATTCACTGA
- the proS gene encoding proline--tRNA ligase produces the protein MRLSRYFLPVLKENPSEAQIVSHRLMLRAGMIKQASAGIYSWLPLGFKVLRKLENIVHEEQARAGHIAIQMPIIQSADLWRESGRYDDYGQEMLRMKDRHDRDMLFTPTAEELVTDIFRGHVNSYKDLPLTLYQIQWKFRDEIRPRFGVMRGREFYMKDGYNFDLTKEDALHAYNRHLVSYLRTYERMGLQAIPMRADSGPIGGDDTHEFLVLADTGESEVFYDSAVTDLTFGDREIDYDSREQCQAILEEFTSKYARTDETHDEALFNQIPEERRRVARGIEVGQIFYFGTKYSEPLGATVQGPDGKPVPVHMGSHGIGVSRLVGAIIEASHDDKGIIWPEGVTPFHCGIVNLKQGDEEADAACDKIYNALTALGLEPLYDDRNERAGGKFATMDLIGLPWRITVGPRGLKNGVVELTCRRTGDSEELSPEAAVTKVAEIYQQIA, from the coding sequence ATGCGCCTCAGCCGTTACTTTCTGCCCGTTCTCAAGGAAAACCCGTCCGAGGCCCAGATCGTCAGCCATCGGCTGATGCTGCGTGCCGGGATGATCAAGCAGGCCTCTGCCGGGATTTATTCCTGGCTGCCGCTGGGCTTCAAAGTGCTGCGCAAGCTGGAAAACATCGTCCACGAAGAACAGGCGCGGGCGGGTCACATCGCGATTCAGATGCCCATCATCCAGTCGGCGGATTTGTGGCGTGAATCCGGACGCTATGATGATTATGGTCAGGAGATGCTGCGGATGAAGGACCGGCATGACCGTGACATGCTGTTCACACCCACAGCCGAAGAACTGGTGACCGATATCTTCCGTGGCCACGTGAACAGCTACAAAGACCTGCCGCTGACCCTCTATCAGATCCAGTGGAAGTTCCGCGACGAAATCCGCCCGCGTTTCGGCGTGATGCGGGGCCGCGAGTTCTATATGAAGGACGGCTACAACTTCGACCTCACCAAGGAAGACGCGCTGCACGCCTATAACCGCCATCTTGTCAGCTATCTGCGCACCTATGAACGTATGGGCCTTCAGGCGATCCCGATGCGCGCGGATTCCGGGCCCATCGGCGGCGATGACACCCATGAGTTCCTCGTGCTGGCTGACACTGGTGAATCCGAGGTCTTCTATGACAGCGCCGTTACCGACCTGACCTTTGGTGATCGTGAGATTGACTATGACAGCCGCGAACAATGTCAGGCCATTCTGGAAGAGTTCACCTCGAAATACGCGCGCACGGATGAAACGCATGACGAGGCGCTGTTCAATCAGATCCCCGAAGAACGCCGCCGCGTGGCGCGTGGTATCGAAGTTGGGCAGATCTTCTACTTCGGCACGAAGTATTCCGAGCCGCTGGGTGCGACCGTGCAGGGCCCGGATGGAAAACCGGTTCCGGTGCATATGGGCAGCCACGGGATCGGTGTCAGCCGTCTGGTCGGCGCGATCATCGAAGCCAGCCATGACGACAAAGGCATCATCTGGCCCGAGGGCGTGACCCCGTTCCATTGCGGCATCGTGAACCTGAAGCAGGGTGATGAAGAAGCGGATGCCGCCTGCGACAAAATCTATAACGCTCTGACGGCCTTGGGGCTGGAGCCGCTTTATGATGACCGCAATGAACGGGCAGGGGGCAAGTTTGCGACCATGGATCTGATTGGTCTGCCCTGGCGGATCACGGTCGGCCCGCGCGGTCTGAAGAATGGCGTTGTTGAACTGACCTGCCGCCGGACCGGCGATAGCGAGGAACTGAGCCCCGAGGCGGCCGTTACCAAAGTTGCTGAAATCTACCAGCAGATTGCCTGA